A region of the Campylobacter subantarcticus LMG 24377 genome:
CTCAAGTTGTATTAAGTCCTTTAGAAGCAAAAAATTTCAAAGAAAACGATGAGGTACTTCTAAGCCAAAAAGCTTTTACACTTAACCTAGCTAAAATATGATAAAATACACTGATTATAACATTCTAAGGCGATAAATGACTTATGGATTTTTTATCTTAAATTCTATACAAGTTTATGGACTCCATGGAAAGTAAGACTATCTTGTGGTTATTTTATAGCCCCTACTGCACCGCCTTTTATTCTTTTATAATTTAATTTATTTTAACTGATAAAGGAATAAAAATGCATTGGTTTGTTTTGGCGATGAGTATAATTTTTGAGGTAATTGCAACTAGTTCTATGAAATACGCAAGTATAAGTAAAAATAATCTTTATTTGATTGTTTTTGCAATATTTTTTTTCTTTTTCATTAGTAGGTTTATTTTATGCTTTAAAGAAAATTGATCTTAGTGTTGCGTATGCAACTTGGGCTGGATGTGGTTTAGCACTTGTTAGTGTGGTTGGGTTTTTAGTTTTTAAAGAAGCCATAACGCTTAATAAGATTATTTTTATTATTTTAATCGTCACTGGAGTTGTGGGGTTAAAACTTAGTGCTTAAGCCTTTTGGCTTAAAGCACATTCATACTTTGTATCATTACCTTTGCTTTACATTCAGCACAACAATATAGCGTTTTTATTTTCGCTTCATCGCCCATAAATCTTGGCTTCATAATGCTAGCGATTTTTTCAATGGCTTTTTTAGTAGCAAATTCCTTCCCACATTCAACACAAGCAAAAAGCTCATCTTGAGCTAAAACCATAAAAGAAAAATACTCTTTTTCTAAATCTATACCACTTCTTTGAAGCACTAGCGTGTCTTTTTCAGCACAACTTGCTTCGCAATACCCACAGGTGGTACATAAACTCGCATTAAATTTCAAAGAATTATCTTTAGCATCAGCCACTAAAGCTCCTACATTACAAGCTCCAACACAAGAAAGACACAAAGTACAGGTATCGGTATTGATAGTGATTTTTCCATAGCGTATCCACTCTTTACTTGGAATATTGCCTAAATTTTGATCCCCTATAATTTCTCTTAGTCTTATTGCAAAATCTTCTCTTTTTAAAAGCGCAGGATTATAAGAAATAAATTTAAGATCATCAATAAAACAAGCTTGTTCCATAGCTTCTAAAAGTTCTTTTTCATTTTGAGCTACAAAAATTGCATTTTGTTTATATTTTCTTTGAAAAATTTCATTCATTAAATCTACCACTTCTAAAGCACCTTGTGATAAACCATTGCTGTAAAAAATCACACTCGCACCACTTGTTTGAAGCATAGCTAGAAAATGTGCTTGATCTAGATAATTTTCTCCTTTAATCATAAAAGGCATCACATCTTTTTTTAAAGTGATATTTAAATTTTCAATCGACATTTTTTCAGGAATGATTAAGATGATTTTATCTTCGTAGAATTTTAAAATTTCATAAAAACTATTGCGTGGCATAGGCGCATAATCAAGCGCGCCACTAGGGCAAATTCCTACACAATCGCCACAACTTAAACAATCTACATGAGAAAATTCTAATTTCTTTTGCTCATCGTCTTTTAAAATAGCCACACTAGGACAGATTTCGGCACATTTTCCACAATGAACACTTCTTCTTTCATGGTATTGACAAATGCTATCATCATAACTAATGTAATTTCTAAATTTATATTTTGGAGAATTAGAGTTTAAAAGTTTTATAAGTGCTTCTTGACTCAAGCTAGAAAAATCATAACAGCCACTTTGCTGATCAAAGCTTTCTTTTTTTGTATCATAGAGAAAAAAATCACAATCAATATCCACTTGCTCGCCATTTTTCAACGCTATCACACAAAGCTCACCTACACAACCTAAAACACCCAAACATTGCTCATTGTTTAGTTTTAAAACCTTGTATTCTTCTTGTTTTAAACTTCCAATTAACTCACTTTGCTCCTCATCGCTTACAAGGATTACATTTTTACCCACTTCTTTAGTATATTCTAAATCAAGACCCAAATCATAGACTTTAGATCTAACTTGATATAAAAAATCAATAGTTTTTGATTTTGCTAGCACATCATCTTGAGAATTTTTAAGATAAAAATTAATCTCAGGTGCGTAAACTTCAGGATTTAAAAGCTTTGAATTTCCTATAAAAACTTCTTCTTCACAGGCTTTTTGAGCTATGCTAATATTATCACTTAAAGGGATTAAGTCTTCATTTTCTAAAAATACAAAATCTTTCATTACACTCTCTTTTTAATTTTTTGGCTTTAATTATATAAATTTCATTATAAAAAAGTTATAATTTTACTAATTTATTCTTAAGGTTTAAGATGAACAAATTTAGAAATTTTCCGCCCATAAACACTTTAATCAACGATGAAAGCTTAGCTGATTACCCTTTATACCTAAGATCTTACTTTGCTAAGCAAGTTGTTTCAAATTGTAAAAAAGAACTCACTAAAAATGAGAATTTAAATTTTAGTTTACAAAATTTACTCACAAAAATCACACAAAATATACAAGATTTTTTAAATACACAAAGTCAAAGCTTAGTCAATGCCACTGGTGTGATCATACACACCAACCTTGGTCGTAGTATCATTGATGAACATATTTTTGAAAAAACTAAGCCAATTATTTGCTCTTACTCTAACTTAGAATTTAACATGCAAACTGGCAAAAGAGGATCAAGATATGATGCGCTAAATGCAAATTTAAAAATTTTGTTTGATTGTGAAGATTGTTTAGTAGTTAACAATAACGCTTCAGCTGTATTTTTAATCTTAAATACTTTAGCAAAAAATAATGAGGTTATCACTTCAAGGAGTGAGCTAGTTGAAATTGGTGGAAATTTTAGAATTCCTGAAGTTATGCTAGCAGCCGGTGTTAGACTAAAAGAAATAGGCACAACTAATAAAACTCATCTGTATGATTATGAAAATGCCATCAATGAAAATACTAAGATGATTTTAAAAACCCACCGCTCTAACTTTGCTTTTAAAGGTTTTTTTGAAGAAGTAAGTTTAAGTGAAATTCACACTTTAACAAAAAAGAAAAAACTCATTTCATATTATGATTTAGGTGCTGGCTGGTGTGAAAAAATCAACAAACAACTCAGTAAAAATGAGCCAAACGTGAAAGAGCTTTTAAAACACTGCGATATCTTAAGTTTTAGTGGTGATAAGCTTTTTGGCTCTACGCAAGCAGGCATTATACTTGGAAAGAAAAAATACATTCAACAGCTAAAGAAAAATCAACTCTTAAGAATGTTAAGAGTTGATAAAATCACACTTGCTTTTTTAAATGGAACCGCCAAGGCTTATTTGGAAAAAGAATATGAAAAAATTCCTACTTTAAAACTTTTAAATGATGATTTAAAAACTATAGAAAAAAAGGTGCTTTTTGTCCAAGAAAAGATTCCTGTAAAATGCGAGTTAAAAGCTTCTAAAAGTTTAGTAGGTGGTGGATCTATGCCCGATAAAAGTCTAGACACTCTTGTGTTAAGTTTTAATGAGAAGGCTTTGCCTTTGCAAGAAAAATTTAGAAAAAAAGGTATCATTGGTCGTATTGAAAATGGGTGTTTTGTGCTAGATTTTAGAAGTATTTTAGAAAAAGATTTAAGCCGTTTAATCCACGCTATCAAAGAGGTATTTCATGCATAGTATTATCATAGGTACAGCTGGGCATATTGATCATGGCAAAACTTCACTGATTAAAGCTATTAATGGATTTGAAGGAGATGATTTAAAAGAAGAACAAGAAAAAGGCATTACGATTAATTTGAGTTTTTCAAACTTAAAAAGTGAAAATTTAAACATTGCTTTTATCGATGTACCAGGACATGAAAGTTTGATCAAAACCATGATAAGTGGTGCTTTTGGTTTTAGAGTGTGTATGTTTGTCATAGATATCAACGAGGGTTTAAAAGCTCAGAGTATAGAGCATTTAAAGGTCTTAGAATTTTTAGGTGTAAAAGATGTAGTGCTTGTTTTAAGCAAAGTTGATTTGTGCAAAGACTTTGAATATAAGCAAAAAGAACTTTTAAATGAGATCAGCACTTTTAAAGTCAACATCTTAAAAGTATTTGCAACTAGTATTTATGATGAGCAAAGTATCTTGAGTTTAAAAAACTATCTTCTAAGCCTAAAACCCAAAGAAAATGATGAAAATTTGATTTTTAGGTACTACATTGATAGGGTTTTTTCTCTAAAAGGTATAGGTACAGTAGTAACAGGAAGCTTAAATGAGGGAAAGATCCATAAAAACGAAAAAATCTTTTGCCTTGAAACCCAAAAAGATATCATGATAAAAAATATACAAATTCACGAAGAAAATATTTTAGAAGCAAAAACTTACAACAGAGTTGCTTTGAGTTTAAACTGTGATTATCATGAATTAAAAAAAGGCTATGTGCTTAGCAAAAAAGGTATTTTTAAAAGCTTTAAAAGCATCGATGGGGTAGTTTTTACCACAGGGATTAAACATGGAAGTATTTTGGAATTTTGTAGTGGGTCAAAAAAACTAAATGCCAAAATAAGCATCATCAAAGAGTTAGAAGATAAAACTTATGTGAGTTTAGATTTTGATAAAAACTTGGCTCTATGTTTTGATGATAAATTTATCCTACTTGAAAATGGACGCATTAAAAGTGGTGGTGTAGTGCTTAATGCAGTAAGCGAGCCTTTAAAAAAAGATATCAAAACCAAATATCTCATGCTTTTAGAACAAAGAGATTTTAAAAGAGTGTTTGAATTTTTAAAACAAACCCACAAACTTGGTTTTGGTTTGCTCTCATGCTACCAACGCTTCAAACTCTCCCATGAACAAGCTTTGAATTTAGCAAAAAGCTTAGATCATGTTTTTGTCGATGAGCAAGCTTTAAATGTATACGATCTTAATGCTATGCAAAACTTGAAAGATTTTATTAATTTTATCTTTTCTAAAAATCCTTACGCATTAATATCGCCTCATTCTATTGCCCTAAGACTTTCTTGGGCGAGTGAAAATTTTTGCGCTTATACACTTATGCAAATGCAAGAAAAGCTAGATTTTAAAGATGGGATATGGTTTTTAAAAGGACAAAATTATGAAAGATTGCAAGAAAAAGCCCATTGTGAACTTTATGAAATTTTAAAAAAAGAAGGTATTAAACCTACTGCGCCTTATAATCTTTATGAGTATCTAGAACTTGATAGAAAAAATGGAGATTTTATTTTAAAAAAACTCACCAAAGAAAATAAAGTCATCAGACTTGCACATAATCTTTTCATAGAAAAAAATTCTCTTGAAAATCTTATACAAGAGTTTTTAAAACTTTTACAAACACATCATCTAGATGTAGCTTTTGTTAAAAACCATTTTCAAATTTCAAGAAAGTATGCCATAGCTTACTTAGAGTATCTTGACAAAAACTACCCTCAAGTAGTAAAAATAGATGAAAAAAGGTTTTTAAGAACCTAAGTGTTAAAGTTTACATTTTATAATGTGTGAAAAATTTAAAATAAAGGAAAAGAATGAAAAAATCTTTAGCTCTTTTAACTCTTGCTAGTTCTTTATTTGCTGCGAGTAATGAAGAAATTATTAATTTTTTCAAAAAAAATCCCAACCTATCTAACGCTAACATTAGTGTTTCTAGTAGAGAAAAAGTTCCTGAAACTGATTTTGAGGTAGTTACGGTTAATTTTGAAATCAGCGGAAAAAGCTTTCAAGAAATTGTTTTCACTCAAGCAAACATCATTACAACTGAAGTGATTGATGTAAAAAAAGGTGAGTTTTATTCTCAAGTTTATCAAGCAAAACTCATGGAAAAACAACAAGCTGAATTTTCAAAAAAAGCTTTAGTAGAACTTAAAAAAGAAAAAATGTTTGTATCTTTAGGTGATAAAAATAAACCTTTACTTTATGTATTTAGCGACCCTGAATGCCCTTACTGTAGAATGCATTTAGATAAAATCGAAGAAGTATTAAAAACTCACCAAGTAAAATTTATCCTTACTCCAATCCATGATACAAGTGCATTTGAAAAGTCTGCATTAATTTACAAAGAAAGTAAAAGTGCAAAAAATGATGTGCAAAAAATTGCCATCATGAAAAAATACTATGATAAAAATTTAAAAGACTATAAAAAACCAAGTGAATCAGAGGTTCAAGCTGTAAGAGATACTTTTGCAAAATACTCCAAACTTGGCCTTCGTGCTGTACCAACCATCATCAATGCTCAAAAATAGTTTTTTCTTGCTTGTGTTTGCATTATTTTTTAGTGCATGCACAGGCTCTATGCAATCTTTCGTTCAAACTAGCAATGAAGGTATTTTCCTACATGCTAATAAAAATCAAAGTTTTTCTTTACACATCAATAATCCTTCAAAATTAAACACAAATTTAGAAGCCAAACTCACTCAAAAATTACAAAATTTAGGATTGGTTTTAGATAATACTCAAAGTGATTATAAAATTTATATCAATATAGTAGATTTTAAGAAATTTTCTTACGCACAAAGACTAATTGCTTCTAATGCAAGATTTTTTTATAATGACTTTGATAAAATAGATAATGTTTTTGAAATGGAAGTAGAAAATTACTATCTTTTGCAAGTTAATTTACAAATTAGCTCCAAAAACTCTACTCAAAGCACCTCGCTTTTAGCAAGAACTGCTTATCTTGGCAACATAGACAGAGCCAAAGAATCTTTAGAAGAAAAAATCACTAATCAAATAACAAGCTTTTTTTATATACACTAAAGATGGCATTTAAGCCATCTTTTTAAATATAACCATGATCAATCATTGCATCAGCTACTTTTTTAAAGCCTGCTATATTTGAACCTACTACTAAATTTCCTTCATGATTATAAGCTTTTGCACACTCGTATGAATTTTCAAAAATATTTTTCATAATCTTATGTAATTTTGCATCAACTTCCTCAAAACTCCATTGACACATACTTGCATTTTGTTGCATTTCAAGTTGAGAAGTCGCTACACCACCTGCATTAGCAGCCTTAGCCGGAGCAAATAAAAAGTCTTTTTGATTTAACATAAAATCAATCGCTTCAAGTGTGCTTGGCATATTAGCTCCCTCTGCTACCATACGACAGCCATTGTGATATAAGGTTTTAATATCTTCTAAATTTAACTCATTTTGCGTAGCACTTGGAAAAGCTATATCACAAGGTATGCTCCATACTCCATTGCAACCTTGTTTATACGCACTTTTTGGAGTAAAAATAGCACCTTTTTTAAGCACTGCATAATCACTCACTCTAGCTCTTTTTGCTTCTTTAATTTCTTTTAATAAATCTAAATCTATCCCATCTTTATCATAGACAAATCCATCACTATCGCTTATTGTAATAGCCTTTGCACCAAGTTGATGTAATTTTTCTATGGTATAAATTGCCACATTTCCGCTACCTGAGACTGCACACTCTTTTCCTTCTAATGCATTATTATATTTTGCTAGCATTTCTTGAGTAAAATACACACAGCCATATCCTGTTGCTTCTGTTCTTACTAAGCTTCCACCCCATGGAATTTTCTTTCCCGTTAAGGTTCCATCAAAATTAGAGCTAATTTTCTTATAAGCTCCAAACATATATCCAATTTCTCTAGCGCCAACCCCTATATCGCCTGCTGGCACATCAGTGCTTGCACCTATGATTTTTGAAAGCTCGGTCATAAAAGCTTGACAAAAACGCATAATTTCTGCTTCGCTTTTACCTTTAGGATCAAAATTTGCTCCTCCTTTAGCTCCTCCTATCATTAAACCTGTTAGAGAGTTTTTGAAAATTTGTTCAAAACCTAAAAATTTCAAAACATCTAAATCTACACTAGGATGAAATCTGATCCCACCTTTATAAGGTCCTAAACTAGAATTAAACTGCACTCTATAACCAAAATGTGTTTGAGCTTTACCTGCATCATCAATATATACTACTCTAAAAATAGTCGCTTTTTCAGGCATAACAATACGCTCTAATATAGCATGATCTTGATAAGTTTTGTTAGATTCAAGTAAAGGTTCTAAAGAATTTAACACCTCAGTTGCTGCCTGAAAAAAGATAGGTTGTCTTGGGGAAGTTGCTTGAATTTTTTCTAAGGTTTCATTGATATATTGTTTAGCTATACTCATAAATTGTCCTTTTTATAGTATCTTGCTGTTTGCATTGGCTAAAAATTTTTTTAGCGCCTTTTGCTCCTTTGTTCCTATTTTGTAGTAAATTAGCTTTAAGTATGCGCTAATTTCCTTTTGAGAAAGATTTCTTGATTTAGAATAATC
Encoded here:
- a CDS encoding DMT family transporter produces the protein MQYFFSFSLVGLFYALKKIDLSVAYATWAGCGLALVSVVGFLVFKEAITLNKIIFIILIVTGVVGLKLSA
- a CDS encoding 4Fe-4S dicluster domain-containing protein: MKDFVFLENEDLIPLSDNISIAQKACEEEVFIGNSKLLNPEVYAPEINFYLKNSQDDVLAKSKTIDFLYQVRSKVYDLGLDLEYTKEVGKNVILVSDEEQSELIGSLKQEEYKVLKLNNEQCLGVLGCVGELCVIALKNGEQVDIDCDFFLYDTKKESFDQQSGCYDFSSLSQEALIKLLNSNSPKYKFRNYISYDDSICQYHERRSVHCGKCAEICPSVAILKDDEQKKLEFSHVDCLSCGDCVGICPSGALDYAPMPRNSFYEILKFYEDKIILIIPEKMSIENLNITLKKDVMPFMIKGENYLDQAHFLAMLQTSGASVIFYSNGLSQGALEVVDLMNEIFQRKYKQNAIFVAQNEKELLEAMEQACFIDDLKFISYNPALLKREDFAIRLREIIGDQNLGNIPSKEWIRYGKITINTDTCTLCLSCVGACNVGALVADAKDNSLKFNASLCTTCGYCEASCAEKDTLVLQRSGIDLEKEYFSFMVLAQDELFACVECGKEFATKKAIEKIASIMKPRFMGDEAKIKTLYCCAECKAKVMIQSMNVL
- the selA gene encoding L-seryl-tRNA(Sec) selenium transferase; amino-acid sequence: MNKFRNFPPINTLINDESLADYPLYLRSYFAKQVVSNCKKELTKNENLNFSLQNLLTKITQNIQDFLNTQSQSLVNATGVIIHTNLGRSIIDEHIFEKTKPIICSYSNLEFNMQTGKRGSRYDALNANLKILFDCEDCLVVNNNASAVFLILNTLAKNNEVITSRSELVEIGGNFRIPEVMLAAGVRLKEIGTTNKTHLYDYENAINENTKMILKTHRSNFAFKGFFEEVSLSEIHTLTKKKKLISYYDLGAGWCEKINKQLSKNEPNVKELLKHCDILSFSGDKLFGSTQAGIILGKKKYIQQLKKNQLLRMLRVDKITLAFLNGTAKAYLEKEYEKIPTLKLLNDDLKTIEKKVLFVQEKIPVKCELKASKSLVGGGSMPDKSLDTLVLSFNEKALPLQEKFRKKGIIGRIENGCFVLDFRSILEKDLSRLIHAIKEVFHA
- the selB gene encoding selenocysteine-specific translation elongation factor, translated to MHSIIIGTAGHIDHGKTSLIKAINGFEGDDLKEEQEKGITINLSFSNLKSENLNIAFIDVPGHESLIKTMISGAFGFRVCMFVIDINEGLKAQSIEHLKVLEFLGVKDVVLVLSKVDLCKDFEYKQKELLNEISTFKVNILKVFATSIYDEQSILSLKNYLLSLKPKENDENLIFRYYIDRVFSLKGIGTVVTGSLNEGKIHKNEKIFCLETQKDIMIKNIQIHEENILEAKTYNRVALSLNCDYHELKKGYVLSKKGIFKSFKSIDGVVFTTGIKHGSILEFCSGSKKLNAKISIIKELEDKTYVSLDFDKNLALCFDDKFILLENGRIKSGGVVLNAVSEPLKKDIKTKYLMLLEQRDFKRVFEFLKQTHKLGFGLLSCYQRFKLSHEQALNLAKSLDHVFVDEQALNVYDLNAMQNLKDFINFIFSKNPYALISPHSIALRLSWASENFCAYTLMQMQEKLDFKDGIWFLKGQNYERLQEKAHCELYEILKKEGIKPTAPYNLYEYLELDRKNGDFILKKLTKENKVIRLAHNLFIEKNSLENLIQEFLKLLQTHHLDVAFVKNHFQISRKYAIAYLEYLDKNYPQVVKIDEKRFLRT
- a CDS encoding thioredoxin fold domain-containing protein, giving the protein MKKSLALLTLASSLFAASNEEIINFFKKNPNLSNANISVSSREKVPETDFEVVTVNFEISGKSFQEIVFTQANIITTEVIDVKKGEFYSQVYQAKLMEKQQAEFSKKALVELKKEKMFVSLGDKNKPLLYVFSDPECPYCRMHLDKIEEVLKTHQVKFILTPIHDTSAFEKSALIYKESKSAKNDVQKIAIMKKYYDKNLKDYKKPSESEVQAVRDTFAKYSKLGLRAVPTIINAQK
- the gdhA gene encoding NADP-specific glutamate dehydrogenase, producing MSIAKQYINETLEKIQATSPRQPIFFQAATEVLNSLEPLLESNKTYQDHAILERIVMPEKATIFRVVYIDDAGKAQTHFGYRVQFNSSLGPYKGGIRFHPSVDLDVLKFLGFEQIFKNSLTGLMIGGAKGGANFDPKGKSEAEIMRFCQAFMTELSKIIGASTDVPAGDIGVGAREIGYMFGAYKKISSNFDGTLTGKKIPWGGSLVRTEATGYGCVYFTQEMLAKYNNALEGKECAVSGSGNVAIYTIEKLHQLGAKAITISDSDGFVYDKDGIDLDLLKEIKEAKRARVSDYAVLKKGAIFTPKSAYKQGCNGVWSIPCDIAFPSATQNELNLEDIKTLYHNGCRMVAEGANMPSTLEAIDFMLNQKDFLFAPAKAANAGGVATSQLEMQQNASMCQWSFEEVDAKLHKIMKNIFENSYECAKAYNHEGNLVVGSNIAGFKKVADAMIDHGYI